Genomic DNA from Podospora pseudoanserina strain CBS 124.78 chromosome 4, whole genome shotgun sequence:
GATGCAAATAAGCTTTTAGTTGTAAATGATGAACTATATAGTATGTTAAGCAACATAGCTTGCCTTAGTCAGAACGTCTAAATAAAAATGGGCGAGGTATCGAAAACAACGCGCACAAATGGGTCTCATAATGCCCCTCtatctcatctcatcctaCGAACACTGGGGACGTTGGTATGAATGCCCCGAAACCGCCCCGGTCTCCTGTCCAAAACCTATATCCCGCAACTCGTCACCTGCAACCTCACGTCAACATAGCATCTATTCATCACCGAGCATTGCCTTCCTGCTCCAACTACGAACACTCCCCCGGCTCCAATCACaaactcctcgccgccctcctcgctgCTTCTTCCCTTCTTTAAACAGCACCTTCAATTTCCCAGCCGCAAGCATGCACACCCGAGTCTTGGTTTTGTCTGCGGCAAAGACATGGCTCGTGCCGGAAGCGATATTCAAGACCTGAATCGACAAGTTCTCATGTCCCGGAATAGCAACCTGCTTCGAGAGGTACGAGCTGGAAAAAGTGTGTTGAGCATGCGGGCCACCGACCTCCCATTCTTCCATTTCAAGGTCGCTTTGAGGTATGGGCCTGGCACCGGGTATCACGATGGCGGAACTTTctgcttgctgttgctgtgtgaTCCTCAAGGTTACAAGGCGGGAGCGCTTGGCCGCAGGTCCTTCCAGGTATgaatcctcttcctcttctgtaTCATCTCAGGTTCTTTTGCCCTggccaacatcatcttcagGGATGTCTTCCATGCCGCCATTTTCGCTTGAATCGGACTGTCGCCCGGattgttgtcgtcgagcaGGTTTGGCATGCGACGGGACATTAGTACCTCTTGACCATCGTCGTCCACGGGCACCCACACGCATGTTTTGAAGTACGGGTAAGTCGGGACTTTGCGAAGGCTCATTTCTTCGGGTTTGTTCCAGCGGCCGCGGGATACAACATACGGGGCCTCCAGCGTGTtgcccttccccccccccaccaactcAACAACAGAAAACGTCACGTCGAGGTTATCGTTCAGCCCGATGCCACGGTGGATGCGGATTGAAAAACGCCGACCGAGGTCATGGCATGCTTTGAAAAGATAGCGGCAGGACTGAATGGGGCAGATCCATGGCCGGTCGGCAACTGCGCTGTCGAGTTGGTACCTGTTGGAAGTAAGGCACCATTTATATGGACGAGTTGTCCGTTGTTGTCTGGCCACATGGTATAGGGCCGGTTATCCTCGGTTGTCGTCAGACCTTCAGCGGGAACGGCAGGAGCCGCAAGAGGTGTTACAGCTATCTGTGAACGAGTAGAGGCGCgagttgaagatgggggaggggatgggctGTCCAGCGTGgactcctcttcatcacGGGGAGCTAGCAAGCCCTGCCTCTGTATCAACTTTTTCGCGACACGGTCTCTAGCCCTCTGCACGCTCAGCTCAACCATGGGGTCGTCGGCGAGGCTGATGGGTTTCTTGGATACTAAAAGGGGTGGTTTCGCGTACCCGCCGTGAAGGATCCCGTCGCCTTTTGTAGCACTGTCATATTTGCCAAGTTCGGAAAGGGTTCCATCCATATTGTCATTGAGACGAGATGCGCAGTGTGATATCTGAGTAGTTGGCATGCTTAGCCAGGGCCGACATGATTTCCAGTATCAGCCGCAAAGCCTACATTAAAATGCTTCCCTAGGCCAAAAAGAGCGTCAAATAGCTCTCTACAAGAGCGACTGGGACAAATCCAGGGGAACTCGGGATGGTTAAACTGCTGGTAGCCCGGAGGAAGCATGCAACCTTTGGTGCCCACAGTCGCACCATTTTTATCTAGTATATGAATGTTAGCGAGGAATGCAGTACGGAGGTTTTAGGGGGAAGGGTAGCTCTCGCTGTTGAGAGCGGTATCAAACTCTCGTTGAATTTCTGGCGGAGGGACGTTGGACAACCTCTTGGACGCCTTCTTGTCGCCCACGTGGATCGTTTCTTCAAGGTGCATAATCGAGGGCTCTTCACTGACGGGTGGCATCAGAGTGTCGAGTCTCACTTTCGACAACTGGTGTgcgagatggagggggggaaagcCCGCTGACTCCAGTTCGCCTCATTATGAAGGGTTTTCTCGGTGCCGGTGCAGGCGCCTCCTGAGACACAGCGCCATCTTTAGGCACTTGCATGGTTGGATCAGCTGGGTGGGGAAATTTGTTGTAACGAACAAAGCCATCTTGATGCTATTGGGTCGCTGGTCCATGTGGTCCATGCTCGGGCAAATCTCGCCAAAACCTTAACttgacctcaacctccatcaTGACTAGAGATGGCGACTATGCCTTGCCTGCAAGAGCATGAATGAAAATCTTGAACGAAACCACTGCCCTAGTGTGCCTTGTTAACAGACTTGGCTGCGCTGGGGGTAGGAGGCAAAGCCCCAGCCTCAATATAATCCATCTGGCCAAACGCTGCCCTGAGTATATATCTCGGCTGGATCTCACGACTTAAACCATGGGCATTTCTCGCACATCTTCTTCGGGTGCAATGAATGTCGGATATCTTAGCATGGCAACCCCATCACAAGCTCAGCTCATACAAGCCCCATCACGCCCATCCGTGACAGGCAAGAAAACCATCTTTTTGGCCGGCACAACCACTCGAACTGATGGGCCAGAGTGGCGAGACACACTCTTCCACTCCATCGCACACCTCCCCATTACCGTGTTCAACCCCCTTCGACCGGACTGGGACAGCTCATGGAAGGAAGACATCGACTTTGCGCCCTTCCGGGAACAGGTGGAATGGGAGTTTGACAGGTTGAACCAGGCCgatctggtggtggtgtatttTGGGCCCCAGACAGACGCGCCCATCAGCCTGTTGGAGTTTGGGCTTTTTGCAAGGTCAGGCAAGTTGATTGTGTGCTGCCACAAGGATTACAGGAAGCGGGGGAATATCGAGATTGTGTCGCAGAAGTTGGGTCTAAAGGTTTTGGATGCAGTTGgtgatcttgttgatgaggtgatgCGAAAGCTGCAAGAGATGTTACAAATATGAGAGAGCAGTATAAGAGGCAAATCCTTGTGTTTAAactttcttccttttcctaATATGTTCTCAGTACTGCAAGTAGTAAACAATGTGTCTTGTCCTGCGTTCTCAGTGCCCGGGCAgggtgtggctggtgtgagCTTGCCAGCTGAGTAGCTGCGCCACATTGTGGTGGGGAACAATCCAATGGCAGGTGCCCCGCCAAAGCGGTTTGAGATGTCGCAACACCACGGCTTTGACTCATCTTCAACCGGCCACGGTGACCTTTATTTCTATTCTACATCCAGACACTTGCGACGCAGCTAGACTGATTTGACCCCTCAGAGGTCATTCCAGAAACTGCAACTCTCCCAGGTCCTGCATGCGCTCCATCGCCGGCACACGAccatttttttcttcattgAAGAAGTTGACGCCAATCGCCAGGCAACCCCCGAGGTACTTCCGGTTTTATTCACAGTCAAGGATGGCGTCTATCACAGTCCACAACTCTCTAAAGCCCGGTCCGCCGGTGCCCTTCGTACCCAAGACCGACGGCAAAATCTCGTGGTATGCTTGCGGGCCAACAACCTACGACCTCAGTCACTTGGGCCATGCCCGAAACTATCTATCCAACGGTATAGTTGTTGCAAACATTTACCTTGATTAGCTTCTGAATCTAATCAAACTCTCAGACATCATTCGCCGTATATTCCAGGACTACTTCGGCTACGAAGTCAACTTTGTGATGAACTATACAGATGTCGacgacaagatcatcatcaaaggTACACTTGACCGTTATCCTTGTGTTTGAAACTAGAGCCTAATCTATCCATTTAGCCAGGAGACAGCGCTTGCTTGACTTGGAAAAAGAGAAGTCGTATACCCCCGAGCAGCTCCGAGAACTCGTCTCCAAGGCCTTCCAAGCGTATGCTCAAAGCAATCTTCCCCTCTTGGTAACCCAGGGTCAACCAGAGTTGGATGAGAACAACTACCAGGCGCGTAAAGATGCCGCGTACGGTCAGGTTCTTGCAGGAGGGACCCTCAGTGGAGAGGGTAGGCCAGGGGacgccgaggccaagatcaagatgCACCTGAACAACATGGACTCGGCAGCCAAGTCCCTCCAGACTTCCTCCGGCTTTGACGGTGCTGAAGATATTCTGCTTCCCTATCTCGATTCTCTGTACAAAGAGACGATCGACACCAGCGATCAGACCATCTTCACTGACCTCACTCAGAGGATGGAAAAGGCCTTCAACGATGACATGGCAGCCTTGAATGTTCTGGAGCCTACCGCCGTCACGAGGGTAACTGAGTATGTGCCCCAGATTGTGTCCTTTGTCGAGCAAATCATTCAGAAGGGGTTTGCATATGAGGCCGACGGCTCAGTCTACTTTGATATTGGTGCCTTTGAGAAGGCTGGGAATACCTACGCAAGGCTGCGCCCGGAGAGCAGAAACGACAAGGCCCTgcaggaggaaggagagggctcTCTGTCTAAGAGTTCAGGCGGCCAGAAAAAACGTGACGCCGATTTTGCACTGTGGAAGCGGAGCAAGCCCGGTGAGCCATACTGGCCCAGCCCCTGGGGTCAGGGGAGACCTGGCTGGCACATTGAATGCTCCGTGATGGCCTCTGATAAGCTCGGCGACAACATGGATATCCATTCGGGTGGCATTGATCTTGCCTTCCCTCACCACGACAACGAGCTGGCTCAGAGCGAGGCCTTTTTCCACCAGTGCGGCAAGGGCGAGCACACATGGGTCAAC
This window encodes:
- a CDS encoding hypothetical protein (EggNog:ENOG503P2JJ; COG:S), encoding MATPSQAQLIQAPSRPSVTGKKTIFLAGTTTRTDGPEWRDTLFHSIAHLPITVFNPLRPDWDSSWKEDIDFAPFREQVEWEFDRLNQADLVVVYFGPQTDAPISLLEFGLFARSGKLIVCCHKDYRKRGNIEIVSQKLGLKVLDAVGDLVDEVMRKLQEMLQI
- the CYR1 gene encoding cysteinyl-tRNA synthetase (BUSCO:EOG092611G7; EggNog:ENOG503NVK1; COG:J), with product MRSIAGTRPFFSSLKKLTPIARQPPRYFRFYSQSRMASITVHNSLKPGPPVPFVPKTDGKISWYACGPTTYDLSHLGHARNYLSNDIIRRIFQDYFGYEVNFVMNYTDVDDKIIIKARRQRLLDLEKEKSYTPEQLRELVSKAFQAYAQSNLPLLVTQGQPELDENNYQARKDAAYGQVLAGGTLSGEGRPGDAEAKIKMHLNNMDSAAKSLQTSSGFDGAEDILLPYLDSLYKETIDTSDQTIFTDLTQRMEKAFNDDMAALNVLEPTAVTRVTEYVPQIVSFVEQIIQKGFAYEADGSVYFDIGAFEKAGNTYARLRPESRNDKALQEEGEGSLSKSSGGQKKRDADFALWKRSKPGEPYWPSPWGQGRPGWHIECSVMASDKLGDNMDIHSGGIDLAFPHHDNELAQSEAFFHQCGKGEHTWVNYFLHMGHLSIAGSKMSKSLKNFQTIQDALATTYTARNMRIVFLMGRWNDGVEISGDMRKQADNWENTVDNFFTNIKAKLAEVDAPTDGVKYLSLTGAGNSLIEDIEQAKKDLDAALRNSFDTPGAMQVILRLVRNANIYMNDKAKSSNLQPVEAAARWVTKIVGIFGLDATAKPPYDGLGWGSSSATAAADVDPQTAIKPYAAAYEKVKADVQSLHLSASSIQSALEHSPDAEFAEVEKSGEKDVEKLALPYLRATSRLRDELRAVAPTLASEPQIKQAVLALSDRIRDYDLTDLGVQLDDQTDKPSLIKFVPAAKLIAAREEKASQLAEKAKQKEEARKAREKAEEEKWTKAKVAPQDMFKDDPKYTEWDADGLPTKLAEGGESVPKSQAKKLKKDWDRQKKLHEEYLAKFGGKA